A region of Necator americanus strain Aroian chromosome I, whole genome shotgun sequence DNA encodes the following proteins:
- a CDS encoding hypothetical protein (NECATOR_CHRI.G4129.T1), which produces MEVDSSDATPAGDSSETTASQAAKVRGMPKSGRWWKEAQSSRHSAVIKVKPLKSSWEKKMADRAKQKQVKLIQQEIRDRKEQEKQEKIERRKEQEKRRLENEKKGEVVQVIKNTAKLRKAKKKQLRFIEKRDTN; this is translated from the exons ATGGAAGTGGATTCCAGCGATGCAACGCCAGCTGGTGATAGTTCCGAAACAACTGCTTCACAAGCAGCTAAAGTACGCGGGATGCCGAAGTCAGGACGATGGTGGAAAGAAGCGCAGTCATCAAG ACATAGTGCTGTGATCAAAGTGAAACCGTTGAAATCATCATGGGAAAAGAAGATGGCAGATCGagcgaaacaaaaacaagtcaAACTTATACAACAAGAGATTAGAGATCGAAAAGAACAAGAGAAACAA GAGAAGAttgaacgaagaaaagaacaagagaAACGACGCCttgagaacgaaaagaaaggagaagttGTACAG GTGATCAAAAATACTGCTAAACTTCGCAAAGCTAAGAAGAAGCAACTACGATTTATTGAGAAGAGGGATACAAATTGa
- a CDS encoding hypothetical protein (NECATOR_CHRI.G4129.T2), translating to MQKRKHYFQEITEDIRAATVLPEETRPLRLELRTLCKFVYIMEVDSSDATPAGDSSETTASQAAKVRGMPKSGRWWKEAQSSRHSAVIKVKPLKSSWEKKMADRAKQKQVKLIQQEIRDRKEQEKQEKIERRKEQEKRRLENEKKGEVVQVIKNTAKLRKAKKKQLRFIEKRDTN from the exons atgcaaaaacgaaaacactACTTCCAAGAAATCACCGAGGACATCCGGGC AGCCACCGTTCTACCCGAGGAAACTCGTCCACTCCGGCTCGAATTGAGGACATTGTGCAAATTTGTGT ACATTATGGAAGTGGATTCCAGCGATGCAACGCCAGCTGGTGATAGTTCCGAAACAACTGCTTCACAAGCAGCTAAAGTACGCGGGATGCCGAAGTCAGGACGATGGTGGAAAGAAGCGCAGTCATCAAG ACATAGTGCTGTGATCAAAGTGAAACCGTTGAAATCATCATGGGAAAAGAAGATGGCAGATCGagcgaaacaaaaacaagtcaAACTTATACAACAAGAGATTAGAGATCGAAAAGAACAAGAGAAACAA GAGAAGAttgaacgaagaaaagaacaagagaAACGACGCCttgagaacgaaaagaaaggagaagttGTACAG GTGATCAAAAATACTGCTAAACTTCGCAAAGCTAAGAAGAAGCAACTACGATTTATTGAGAAGAGGGATACAAATTGa